A genomic segment from Polyangium mundeleinium encodes:
- a CDS encoding TIGR04552 family protein, whose product MTYDTVGSLKGLDEFSLMDLEAVRLILRGDSVVDWHRLHVRDEEEARTLLRAQEFRPEEPADRARLEAIKNEAIAYLRRHFEFPIPKPVARCSVEELLVLASGKGHRQLCACTILKSMHIIHHLEGRELLFSIPMSDQDVFHLVEEKVYRIVGGMLAAGFPITEFIGGRKNKDSLYTKLLSKTDTTAAAIYDKLRFRIVTREADDILPILLYLSERLFPFNYVVPGQSTNTIFHFRSYCDRHPFLRTLLRELQAGVDDGLTLSNNTFSDQSYRVIHFVVDLPVRLPPEIMELAPPAAWALGPIVFVLCEFQLIDRETEAANELGDASHAKYKERQKVAVMRRLKLGGRAPTRVPTKRPR is encoded by the coding sequence ATGACGTACGACACCGTCGGCTCCCTCAAGGGCCTCGACGAGTTCTCCTTGATGGATCTCGAGGCGGTGCGTCTCATCCTGCGAGGCGACTCCGTCGTCGACTGGCACAGGCTCCACGTTCGCGACGAGGAAGAGGCGCGCACGCTTCTGCGAGCGCAAGAATTCCGACCCGAAGAGCCCGCCGATCGCGCGCGGCTCGAGGCGATCAAGAACGAAGCGATCGCCTATCTACGTCGGCACTTCGAGTTCCCGATCCCCAAGCCCGTCGCCCGCTGCTCCGTGGAGGAGCTCCTGGTGCTCGCATCGGGCAAGGGTCACAGGCAGCTCTGCGCCTGCACGATCCTGAAGTCGATGCACATCATCCATCACCTCGAGGGGCGCGAGCTGCTTTTCTCGATCCCGATGTCCGACCAGGATGTGTTCCACCTGGTGGAGGAGAAGGTCTATCGGATCGTGGGCGGGATGCTCGCGGCCGGCTTCCCCATCACGGAGTTCATCGGCGGGCGGAAGAACAAGGACTCGCTCTACACGAAGCTGCTCTCGAAGACCGACACGACGGCCGCAGCGATCTACGACAAGCTGCGGTTCCGGATCGTGACGCGGGAGGCGGACGACATCCTGCCGATCCTGCTTTACCTGTCGGAGCGGCTGTTTCCGTTCAACTACGTCGTGCCCGGGCAGAGCACGAACACGATCTTTCATTTCCGTAGTTATTGCGATCGTCACCCGTTCCTGCGGACGCTGCTTCGGGAGTTGCAAGCAGGCGTGGATGACGGCCTGACGCTCAGCAACAACACGTTCAGCGATCAGAGCTATCGGGTGATCCACTTCGTGGTGGATCTACCGGTACGGCTGCCGCCCGAGATCATGGAGCTCGCGCCGCCGGCCGCGTGGGCGCTCGGACCGATCGTGTTCGTGCTCTGCGAGTTTCAGCTCATCGACCGCGAGACCGAGGCGGCCAACGAGCTCGGAGACGCGAGCCACGCGAAGTACAAGGAACGTCAGAAGGTGGCGGTGATGCG
- a CDS encoding c-type cytochrome: protein MAMRPFVFTSLLLGSSLVFAAGCDRSSRDVREWKPTDHDQPLGQQPGQVAARPRSSAEQGPDQSLVEIAWQRNCASCHGQRGKGDGPQGPMMRAPDLTRSDWQAQVTDEQVADVIRKGRNRMPAFSNLPDQVIMGLVGRIRANRSP, encoded by the coding sequence ATGGCCATGCGCCCGTTCGTCTTCACGTCGCTGCTCCTCGGCTCATCGCTCGTCTTCGCGGCGGGGTGTGATCGCTCCTCGCGCGACGTGCGCGAGTGGAAGCCGACGGATCACGATCAGCCCCTCGGTCAACAACCCGGGCAGGTCGCCGCGCGTCCGCGCAGCTCCGCAGAGCAAGGGCCCGATCAGAGCCTCGTGGAGATCGCCTGGCAGCGCAACTGCGCGAGCTGTCACGGCCAGCGCGGCAAGGGCGACGGGCCGCAAGGGCCGATGATGCGTGCGCCGGATCTCACGCGATCGGACTGGCAGGCGCAGGTGACGGATGAGCAGGTGGCCGACGTCATCCGCAAGGGTCGCAACCGCATGCCGGCGTTCAGCAATCTGCCGGATCAGGTCATCATGGGCCTCGTCGGCCGCATCCGCGCGAACCGCTCCCCTTGA
- a CDS encoding OmpA family protein, which produces MQKFLAPVLCTVLMVGALGAMTGCTASASVGGGAETPPPPPPPPPPPPPPPPPPPAAAPAPEVKMEGNKLLLPGAIVYKTGSAELEPISFPILDQVKSYLDSKPNVTLLRIEGHTDADGDAAKNLDLSARRAQSAAKYLVGKGVDCKRLIAVGFGVTKPVADNKTAEGKAQNRRTDFINAAINGKPIMKMPVDGGAPKVLDACAP; this is translated from the coding sequence ATGCAAAAGTTCCTGGCTCCCGTTCTGTGCACCGTGCTGATGGTCGGCGCCCTCGGCGCGATGACTGGCTGCACGGCCTCTGCGTCCGTGGGTGGTGGTGCGGAGACGCCGCCGCCCCCGCCGCCGCCCCCGCCGCCCCCGCCGCCGCCCCCGCCGCCGCCCCCGGCCGCGGCGCCCGCGCCCGAGGTCAAGATGGAGGGCAACAAGCTCCTCCTCCCCGGCGCCATCGTCTACAAGACGGGCAGCGCGGAGCTCGAGCCGATCAGCTTCCCGATCCTCGATCAGGTCAAGTCGTACCTCGACTCGAAGCCGAACGTGACGCTGCTCCGCATCGAGGGGCATACGGACGCGGACGGCGACGCGGCGAAGAACCTCGACCTCTCCGCGCGACGCGCTCAGTCGGCGGCGAAGTACCTCGTGGGCAAGGGCGTCGATTGCAAGCGCCTCATCGCGGTCGGGTTCGGCGTGACGAAGCCCGTCGCCGACAACAAGACGGCCGAGGGCAAGGCCCAGAACCGCCGCACTGACTTCATCAATGCGGCGATCAACGGCAAGCCCATCATGAAGATGCCGGTCGATGGCGGCGCGCCCAAGGTCCTCGACGCCTGCGCGCCCTGA
- the dnaE gene encoding DNA polymerase III subunit alpha, translating into MAAEFVHLHVHSQYSLLDGALKIKDLVGKTKALGMRAVALTDHGNMFGAIQLYKACKDAQVGAILGCEVNVARPRTARNDVPSGKTDDAPVDHLVLLASNLEGYKSLVRIVSEGHVTPMSGAAPSVSLDFIAQNSKGLIGLSGCMGGVLAQRVLEEGEDEGRAAMDRLVEAFEPGSLYVELQDHGLVEQPVLNGILTRLAKDRGLPIVATNDAHFGSRDDGEGHLYLSCIAANRSYADAFEAHHQSFEMFLKSPDEMAHVFRDHPEAIKSTLEIAERCAGLKLKLGQPMLPTFALPEGFDTNSYFRHVSHEGLTKRFEEFRRGGKTVDQEAYRKRLDMELDVIIGMKFPGYFLIVWDFIRQAKEMGIPVGPGRGSGAGSLVAYALRITDLDPIPYNLLFERFLNPERVSMPDFDVDFCMDRRDEVIRYVAEKYGKTSVGQIATFHELKAKSVIKDVARAMSFPPAEAQKIANLIPQKGPGQTYTIPESIEIEPKLKAHMESDPSVRELLTQAQKLEGLTRHAGMHAAGIVISEGPLWDHVPCFRNGEALVTQYYKDDVEQAGLVKFDFLGLKTLTVIDIAVRLIRARPDQKGKSPAEAFDINAISLSDEETFHLLQSGETTGVFQLESSGMQQLFKDLRPTNFEDIVAAVALYRPGPLGTGMVKDFVDCKHGRKPIAKMHDLVDDLLKPTYGVIVYQEQVMQIAQMLAGYTLGGADLLRRAMGKKKPEEMAKQKSIFVEGSLKNGVSAEDADRIFGLLEFFAGYGFNKSHSAAYALITYQTAYLKRHYPVEFLCALMTADRDKIEKVVRIIAEGRAWGVDILPPDINESNIDFSVVYSEPGKATKKAGRKAPSKIKDADPYDPKIRFGLGAIRGVGESALEAVLEARTSGGAFADLFDFAQRVDARRVNKGVLEALVQSGAFDATLLPRGVTRARAFAALDQALERARSASKDRERGQGSLFSLFAKAAPAAEQKLDEYPQCEPWDLREMLVREKQSLGFYVSGHPLERYGTELSRFDVIAASALPHKDPWSKVRVAGMVEGYRERIFKGGGGKVAFFHLEDTSGRVEVKVRDKQIETYGAILQGTDPVLVSGKVSFPQVEEGAEDEQAAPREPTLMLDEVVPLADAIRAETKSVRIRVQARKATRDHIGKLRDVLASSRGVCPVHLLIQLDDGAEAVLALGRDLTVTPSDEMLARLEKLFGEKVAELR; encoded by the coding sequence GTGGCAGCCGAGTTCGTTCATCTCCACGTCCACTCGCAGTACTCGCTGCTCGACGGGGCCCTCAAGATCAAGGACCTCGTCGGCAAGACGAAGGCGCTCGGCATGCGCGCCGTGGCGTTGACCGATCACGGCAACATGTTCGGCGCGATCCAGCTCTACAAGGCGTGCAAGGACGCCCAGGTAGGCGCTATCCTCGGCTGCGAGGTGAACGTCGCGCGACCGCGCACCGCGCGAAACGACGTGCCGAGCGGCAAGACGGACGACGCGCCGGTCGATCACCTGGTGCTGCTCGCGTCGAACCTCGAGGGCTACAAGAGCCTCGTTCGAATCGTGTCCGAGGGCCACGTGACGCCCATGAGCGGCGCCGCGCCGAGCGTATCGCTCGACTTCATCGCGCAGAACAGCAAGGGCCTGATCGGCCTCTCCGGCTGCATGGGCGGCGTGCTCGCGCAGCGCGTGCTCGAGGAGGGCGAGGACGAAGGGCGCGCGGCGATGGATCGGCTCGTCGAGGCGTTCGAGCCGGGCAGCCTGTACGTGGAGCTGCAGGATCACGGGCTCGTCGAGCAGCCGGTGCTGAACGGGATCCTCACGCGCCTCGCGAAGGATCGCGGCCTGCCGATCGTGGCGACGAACGACGCGCACTTCGGCAGCCGCGACGACGGCGAGGGGCACCTCTACCTGTCGTGTATCGCGGCGAACCGCTCGTACGCGGACGCTTTCGAAGCGCATCACCAGAGCTTCGAGATGTTCCTCAAGTCGCCGGACGAGATGGCGCACGTCTTCCGCGACCACCCGGAAGCCATCAAGAGCACGCTGGAGATCGCCGAGCGATGCGCGGGGCTCAAGCTGAAGCTCGGCCAGCCGATGCTGCCGACGTTCGCACTGCCGGAGGGGTTCGATACGAACTCGTACTTCCGGCACGTCTCGCACGAGGGGCTGACGAAGCGCTTCGAGGAGTTCCGCCGCGGGGGTAAGACCGTCGACCAGGAGGCGTACCGCAAGCGCCTCGACATGGAGCTCGACGTCATCATCGGGATGAAGTTCCCCGGCTACTTCCTGATCGTCTGGGACTTCATCCGGCAGGCGAAGGAGATGGGGATCCCGGTGGGCCCGGGCCGCGGCTCCGGCGCGGGCTCGCTCGTGGCGTACGCGCTGCGCATCACGGATCTCGATCCGATCCCGTACAACCTGCTCTTCGAGCGCTTCCTGAACCCGGAGCGCGTGAGCATGCCGGACTTCGACGTCGACTTCTGCATGGATCGGCGCGACGAGGTGATCCGGTACGTCGCCGAGAAGTACGGCAAGACGAGCGTCGGGCAGATCGCGACGTTCCACGAGCTCAAGGCGAAGAGCGTCATCAAGGACGTGGCCCGCGCGATGAGCTTCCCGCCCGCCGAGGCGCAGAAGATCGCGAACCTGATCCCGCAGAAGGGGCCGGGGCAGACGTACACGATCCCCGAGTCGATCGAGATTGAGCCGAAGCTCAAGGCGCACATGGAGAGTGATCCCTCGGTGCGCGAGCTGCTCACGCAGGCGCAGAAGCTCGAGGGGCTCACGCGGCACGCCGGCATGCACGCGGCCGGCATCGTGATCAGCGAGGGTCCGCTCTGGGACCACGTGCCGTGCTTCCGGAACGGCGAAGCGCTCGTCACGCAGTACTACAAGGACGACGTCGAGCAGGCGGGCCTCGTCAAGTTCGACTTCCTCGGCCTCAAGACGCTCACCGTGATCGACATCGCGGTGCGGCTCATCCGCGCGCGGCCCGATCAGAAGGGTAAGTCACCGGCCGAGGCGTTCGACATCAACGCGATTTCGCTCAGCGACGAGGAGACGTTCCACCTCCTGCAGTCGGGCGAAACGACGGGCGTGTTCCAGCTCGAATCGAGCGGCATGCAGCAGCTCTTCAAGGACCTGCGCCCGACCAACTTCGAAGACATCGTCGCCGCCGTCGCGCTCTACCGCCCCGGCCCGCTCGGCACGGGCATGGTGAAGGACTTCGTCGACTGCAAGCACGGGCGCAAGCCCATCGCGAAGATGCACGACCTCGTCGACGATCTGCTCAAGCCGACCTACGGCGTCATCGTCTACCAGGAGCAGGTCATGCAGATCGCGCAGATGCTCGCCGGCTACACGCTCGGCGGCGCCGACCTGCTCCGCCGCGCGATGGGCAAGAAGAAGCCCGAGGAGATGGCCAAGCAGAAGTCCATCTTCGTCGAGGGATCCTTGAAGAACGGCGTGTCCGCCGAGGACGCCGACCGCATCTTCGGTCTGCTGGAGTTCTTCGCGGGGTACGGCTTCAACAAGAGCCACTCGGCCGCGTACGCGCTCATCACGTACCAGACGGCGTACCTCAAGCGGCATTATCCGGTGGAGTTCCTCTGCGCGCTGATGACCGCGGATCGCGACAAGATCGAGAAGGTCGTGCGGATCATCGCGGAAGGGCGCGCCTGGGGCGTCGACATTCTCCCGCCCGACATCAACGAGTCGAACATCGACTTCTCGGTCGTCTACAGCGAGCCGGGCAAGGCCACGAAAAAGGCCGGCCGGAAGGCGCCGAGCAAGATCAAGGACGCCGATCCCTACGATCCGAAGATCCGCTTCGGCCTCGGCGCGATCCGCGGCGTGGGCGAGTCGGCGCTGGAGGCGGTGCTCGAAGCACGCACGTCGGGCGGCGCGTTCGCCGATCTCTTCGACTTCGCCCAGCGCGTCGACGCGCGGCGCGTGAACAAGGGCGTGCTCGAGGCGCTCGTGCAATCGGGGGCGTTCGACGCGACGCTCCTTCCGCGCGGCGTCACGCGAGCCCGCGCGTTCGCCGCGCTCGATCAGGCGCTCGAACGCGCGAGGAGCGCGAGCAAGGATCGCGAGCGTGGTCAAGGTTCGCTGTTCAGCCTCTTCGCAAAGGCGGCCCCCGCGGCCGAGCAGAAGCTCGACGAGTACCCGCAGTGCGAGCCGTGGGATCTGCGCGAGATGCTGGTGCGCGAGAAGCAGTCGCTCGGCTTCTACGTCTCGGGGCATCCGCTCGAGCGGTACGGCACGGAGCTCAGTCGCTTCGACGTGATCGCGGCGAGCGCGCTTCCGCATAAGGATCCGTGGTCGAAGGTGCGCGTGGCCGGGATGGTCGAGGGATACCGCGAGCGCATCTTCAAGGGCGGCGGCGGCAAGGTCGCGTTTTTCCACCTCGAAGACACGAGCGGCCGCGTCGAGGTGAAGGTGCGCGACAAGCAGATCGAGACGTACGGCGCGATCCTGCAGGGAACCGACCCGGTCCTCGTCTCGGGCAAAGTGAGTTTTCCGCAGGTGGAGGAAGGCGCCGAGGACGAGCAAGCGGCGCCGCGAGAGCCGACGTTGATGCTCGACGAGGTCGTGCCGCTCGCGGACGCGATCCGCGCGGAGACGAAGAGCGTGCGCATCCGCGTACAAGCCCGGAAGGCGACGCGGGATCACATCGGCAAGCTACGGGACGTCCTGGCGTCGAGCCGCGGTGTCTGCCCGGTGCACCTCTTGATCCAGCTCGACGACGGCGCCGAGGCGGTGCTCGCGCTCGGGCGTGATCTCACGGTGACGCCGAGCGACGAGATGCTCGCGCGCCTGGAAAAACTCTTCGGCGAGAAGGTCGCGGAGCTGCGCTAA
- a CDS encoding AAA family ATPase translates to MTASPDPIASPQALSAALGAARYLCDPATALSLWLALRMGRPLMLEGPAGVGKTDLARAAAQALGRPLVRLQCYEGLDEAKALYEWDYAKQMLYTQLLRDAIAAETHGASIAGAAQIVASSEASFFTEHFLLSRPLLAAIRSEAPVVLLLDEVDRADPEFEAFLLEILSELQVTIPELGTFRAKHPPLVLLTTNATREMTEALRRRCLHAFLDYPSSSRELAILELVVPGIDHTLAAHLVAFIGELRKMDLRKAPAVSETLDWARALVLLGKSKLEPDLARDTLGLLLKHQEDKAAVEPRLDTMVKATAASG, encoded by the coding sequence GTGACCGCCTCCCCCGACCCGATCGCCTCTCCCCAGGCGCTCTCGGCTGCCCTTGGCGCGGCGCGCTACCTCTGCGACCCGGCCACGGCCCTCTCCCTCTGGCTCGCCCTCCGCATGGGGCGCCCGCTCATGCTCGAAGGGCCCGCGGGGGTCGGCAAGACCGACCTCGCCCGCGCCGCCGCCCAGGCGCTCGGCCGTCCGCTCGTCCGGTTGCAGTGTTACGAGGGCCTCGACGAGGCCAAAGCCCTCTACGAGTGGGACTACGCCAAGCAGATGCTCTACACGCAGCTCCTCCGCGACGCGATCGCCGCGGAGACGCACGGCGCGTCGATCGCCGGAGCCGCGCAGATCGTGGCCAGCAGCGAGGCCTCGTTCTTCACCGAGCACTTCCTCCTCTCCCGCCCCCTGCTCGCCGCGATCCGCAGCGAAGCTCCCGTCGTCCTGCTCCTTGACGAGGTCGATCGCGCCGATCCCGAGTTCGAGGCGTTTCTCCTTGAGATCCTCTCGGAGCTGCAGGTCACCATCCCTGAGCTCGGCACCTTCCGCGCCAAGCACCCTCCGCTCGTGCTCCTGACGACGAACGCCACCCGCGAGATGACCGAGGCGCTCCGTAGGCGATGCCTGCACGCCTTCCTCGATTACCCGTCCTCCTCGCGCGAGCTCGCCATCCTGGAGCTCGTCGTCCCCGGCATCGATCACACGCTCGCCGCGCACCTCGTCGCGTTCATCGGCGAGCTCCGCAAGATGGATCTACGCAAGGCGCCCGCCGTGAGCGAGACGCTCGACTGGGCGCGCGCGCTCGTCCTGCTCGGCAAGAGCAAGCTCGAGCCGGACCTCGCGCGCGACACGCTCGGCCTCTTGCTCAAGCACCAGGAAGACAAGGCCGCGGTCGAGCCGCGCCTCGACACGATGGTGAAGGCCACGGCGGCGTCGGGTTAG
- a CDS encoding DUF4388 domain-containing protein produces the protein MGEDGHDLVRVDGTGTAHPVGKLASQRMRARQGAFRLMPAPAHVVVMRRAEGVEAGSLRLCGEITSASALCDIVSMIGQSAWTGELAIYDGATNRSVFFEHGAVVGALSSAEGERLGEMLYRYGALSLEQLQEVARAVTGDVRFGEMAVRMGHISREMLFQLMGRQVEEIVYAVMRAESGMFYFLDRFDEARLTSRQNLPVSGLLMEAVRRMDEMRYFRERIPSAEHVPDRVPDRPPPTEGDVVQIYAAIDGVRSVADICRAVGQGEFEVTRQIFQLVQGGCVTVRAPRPTGPAAIVALFNEAMSMVMREVDAVKRGDEVRQHLASFATGAGIYDALFMRAGPKPDGTLDDGQIIENVAMLVGPDQAEAMLAQWLYDYVSFAIFIAEPVLREVSTRSGAGAPLLAKSVADIIAPLAPSH, from the coding sequence ATGGGCGAGGACGGCCACGATCTCGTGCGCGTGGACGGCACGGGTACGGCGCACCCAGTCGGCAAGCTGGCAAGCCAGCGAATGCGCGCGCGACAAGGCGCGTTCCGACTGATGCCGGCGCCTGCGCACGTGGTCGTGATGCGACGCGCGGAAGGGGTCGAGGCCGGGAGCTTGCGGCTCTGCGGCGAGATCACGAGCGCGAGCGCGCTTTGCGACATCGTGTCGATGATCGGCCAGAGCGCGTGGACCGGCGAGCTCGCGATCTACGACGGCGCGACGAACCGAAGCGTCTTCTTCGAGCACGGCGCGGTGGTGGGCGCGCTGTCGAGCGCCGAAGGCGAGCGGCTCGGCGAGATGCTCTACCGCTACGGCGCGCTCTCGCTGGAGCAGCTGCAAGAGGTGGCGAGGGCCGTGACGGGCGACGTGCGCTTCGGCGAGATGGCGGTGCGCATGGGGCACATCTCGCGCGAGATGTTGTTCCAGCTCATGGGCCGGCAGGTCGAGGAGATCGTCTACGCGGTGATGCGTGCCGAGAGCGGGATGTTCTACTTCCTCGATCGTTTCGACGAGGCGCGGCTGACGTCGCGGCAGAACCTGCCCGTGAGCGGCCTCTTGATGGAAGCGGTGCGGCGCATGGACGAGATGCGCTACTTCCGCGAGCGCATTCCCTCCGCCGAACACGTGCCGGATCGCGTGCCGGATCGGCCTCCGCCGACCGAAGGCGACGTCGTGCAGATCTACGCGGCGATCGACGGGGTGCGATCCGTGGCCGACATCTGCCGCGCGGTGGGGCAGGGGGAGTTCGAGGTCACGCGGCAGATCTTCCAGCTCGTGCAAGGAGGCTGCGTGACGGTGCGCGCGCCGCGGCCCACGGGGCCAGCCGCGATCGTGGCGCTCTTCAACGAGGCGATGTCGATGGTGATGCGTGAGGTCGACGCCGTGAAGCGAGGCGACGAGGTCCGGCAGCACCTCGCCTCGTTCGCGACAGGCGCGGGCATCTACGACGCGCTCTTCATGCGCGCCGGGCCCAAGCCGGACGGCACGCTCGACGACGGGCAGATCATCGAGAACGTGGCGATGCTCGTCGGCCCGGATCAAGCCGAGGCGATGCTGGCGCAGTGGCTCTACGACTACGTGTCGTTCGCGATCTTCATCGCGGAACCGGTGCTGCGCGAGGTGTCGACGCGCAGCGGGGCAGGGGCGCCGCTGCTCGCGAAGAGCGTGGCCGACATCATCGCGCCGCTCGCGCCCTCCCACTAA
- a CDS encoding sigma-54-dependent transcriptional regulator, whose protein sequence is MESSFVTPQAAPGEALGAAVAPTVLVVDDERNIRRTLDLVLRGEGYEVIEAESGEQALEILANGGRPVDLAIIDLLLPGMGGLELLERIRRDEATRSLPVVAISGHATVHDAVKAIKLGAGDFFEKPVSRERVLVSVKNALYSSELARKVRDLEAELLARYEMIGRAPVMQKLYKEIDRVAPTKASVLITGESGTGKELVSRAIHRLSPRIAGPFVKVNCAAIPRELIESELFGHERGAFTGAQSRKRGFFEQAHGGTLFLDEIGDMEPSAQAKVLRALQSGEISRLGSERTLQVDVRVLAATNKDLSREVSAGRFREDLFFRLAVFPIRVPSLRERMEDIRPLADAFMASFCKENGLKTKRMDPAVHVALERRSFPGNVRELKNVIERAAILSGDTVTIADLPEDPHASPFDDDLQAPEAPDASEPMRTPPGPLPPSIEAIPRTEGGRRLTLREFRDQAERRYIIEVLQSLDWNISRAAIVLGVERTNLHKKIRAYDIRRG, encoded by the coding sequence ATGGAAAGCTCGTTCGTAACGCCCCAGGCGGCCCCCGGCGAGGCCCTGGGGGCCGCCGTCGCCCCCACGGTCCTCGTCGTCGATGACGAGCGCAACATCCGTCGCACCCTGGATCTCGTCCTGCGCGGCGAAGGTTACGAGGTCATCGAGGCCGAGAGCGGCGAACAAGCGCTCGAGATCCTCGCCAACGGCGGCAGGCCCGTCGACCTCGCGATCATCGACCTCTTGCTCCCCGGCATGGGCGGGCTCGAGCTGCTCGAGCGCATCCGCCGCGACGAAGCCACGCGCAGCTTGCCGGTCGTCGCGATCAGCGGCCACGCGACGGTCCACGACGCGGTGAAGGCCATCAAGCTCGGCGCGGGCGACTTCTTCGAAAAACCCGTGAGCCGCGAGCGCGTGCTCGTCAGCGTGAAGAACGCGCTCTACTCGTCGGAGCTCGCGCGCAAGGTGCGGGATCTCGAGGCGGAGCTGCTCGCGCGCTACGAGATGATCGGCCGCGCGCCGGTCATGCAGAAGCTCTACAAGGAGATCGATCGCGTCGCGCCGACGAAGGCGAGCGTGCTCATTACGGGCGAGAGCGGCACGGGCAAGGAGCTCGTGAGCCGCGCCATCCACCGTCTCTCGCCGCGCATCGCGGGTCCGTTCGTCAAGGTGAACTGCGCGGCGATCCCGCGCGAGCTCATCGAGAGCGAGCTCTTCGGCCACGAGCGCGGCGCCTTCACGGGCGCCCAGTCCCGCAAGCGTGGCTTCTTCGAGCAAGCGCATGGCGGCACGTTGTTCCTCGACGAGATCGGCGACATGGAGCCCTCGGCGCAGGCGAAGGTGCTGCGCGCGCTTCAATCCGGCGAGATCAGCCGGCTCGGCAGCGAGCGGACCCTGCAGGTCGACGTACGCGTGCTCGCGGCGACGAACAAGGACCTCAGCCGTGAGGTCTCCGCTGGCCGTTTCCGGGAAGATCTCTTCTTCCGCCTCGCGGTCTTCCCCATCCGCGTGCCCTCGCTACGTGAGCGCATGGAGGACATCCGCCCGCTCGCCGACGCTTTCATGGCATCGTTCTGCAAGGAGAACGGGCTCAAGACGAAGCGCATGGATCCGGCCGTCCACGTCGCGCTCGAACGCCGCAGCTTTCCGGGCAACGTGCGCGAGCTGAAGAACGTCATCGAGCGCGCAGCGATCCTCTCCGGCGACACCGTCACGATCGCCGACCTGCCCGAAGATCCCCACGCGAGCCCCTTCGACGACGACCTCCAAGCGCCCGAGGCGCCAGACGCGAGCGAGCCCATGCGCACGCCGCCGGGCCCGCTCCCGCCTTCGATCGAGGCCATCCCGCGCACCGAAGGCGGCCGCAGGCTCACGCTGCGCGAGTTCCGCGATCAGGCGGAGCGCCGCTACATCATCGAAGTCCTGCAGAGCCTCGACTGGAACATCTCGCGCGCCGCGATCGTCCTCGGCGTCGAGCGCACGAACCTGCACAAGAAGATCCGCGCGTACGACATTCGTCGGGGTTAG
- a CDS encoding outer membrane protein assembly factor BamD: protein MGKVCGSTSSRPSARFARALGFVVPLLLLAAAGCDLQVGDGRKATLTYTDDARAAYEEAMRSYRSKSWEDARALFAEVRKLFPYSRYATLAELRIADVEFEQEKYADAVSAYREFIQNHRTDRDVEYARYRIAKSLFRDIDDTFLLPPQEERDQGTALEAYRELGAFLRDNPRSRYSEDVRKMHQAVQGRLMRHELYVARFYLRQDIYPATIARIDHALKLFPGSALEPEALVLKGETLMRMDKLDDARAVFQKVLDEYGGPFAVTAKRFLSELDAQKAGKQGT, encoded by the coding sequence ATGGGCAAGGTCTGCGGTTCGACGTCTTCGAGGCCCTCGGCGCGGTTCGCCCGAGCGCTCGGCTTCGTCGTGCCCCTTCTTCTCCTCGCGGCCGCGGGCTGCGATCTCCAGGTCGGCGACGGGCGCAAGGCGACCCTCACCTACACGGACGACGCGCGCGCCGCCTACGAGGAGGCGATGCGCTCGTACCGCAGCAAGTCCTGGGAAGACGCGCGCGCCCTGTTCGCCGAGGTGCGCAAGCTCTTCCCGTACAGCCGGTACGCGACGCTCGCGGAGCTGCGCATCGCCGACGTCGAGTTCGAGCAGGAGAAATACGCGGACGCCGTCTCGGCCTACCGCGAGTTCATCCAGAACCACCGCACGGATCGCGACGTCGAGTACGCGCGCTACCGCATCGCGAAATCGCTCTTCCGCGACATCGACGACACGTTCCTCCTTCCGCCGCAGGAAGAGCGTGATCAAGGCACGGCGCTCGAAGCCTACCGCGAGCTCGGCGCGTTCCTGCGCGACAACCCGCGGAGCCGCTACTCGGAGGACGTGCGCAAGATGCACCAGGCCGTGCAGGGCCGGCTCATGCGGCACGAGCTCTACGTGGCGCGCTTTTACCTGCGGCAGGACATCTACCCGGCGACGATCGCGCGGATCGATCACGCGCTGAAGCTTTTCCCCGGTTCGGCGCTCGAACCCGAAGCGCTCGTGCTCAAGGGCGAGACGCTGATGCGGATGGACAAACTCGACGACGCGCGCGCCGTCTTCCAGAAGGTGCTCGACGAGTACGGCGGGCCCTTCGCCGTGACGGCGAAGCGGTTCCTCTCGGAGCTCGACGCGCAAAAAGCGGGCAAGCAGGGAACCTAG
- the greA gene encoding transcription elongation factor GreA, translating to MSEKVPMTPEGQARLREELERLKKIELPQVVKDISVARDHGDLSENAEYHAAKERQGLIVARITFIEQTLSRAEVIDPSKLSGSKIQFGARVKLMNVDSDEEVVYQIVGPEEADIKQNRISVSSPLARGLIGREVGEEVRVVMPAGPRTYEILEIIYA from the coding sequence ATGTCTGAAAAGGTGCCCATGACGCCCGAAGGGCAAGCTCGGCTGCGCGAGGAGCTCGAGCGGCTCAAGAAGATCGAGCTCCCGCAGGTGGTCAAGGACATCAGCGTGGCCCGTGATCACGGCGATCTGTCGGAGAACGCCGAGTACCACGCCGCGAAGGAGCGTCAGGGGCTCATCGTCGCGCGGATCACGTTCATCGAGCAAACGCTGAGCCGCGCGGAGGTCATCGACCCGAGCAAGCTGAGCGGCAGCAAGATCCAGTTCGGCGCCCGCGTGAAGCTCATGAACGTCGATTCGGACGAGGAAGTCGTCTACCAGATCGTCGGCCCCGAAGAAGCGGACATCAAGCAGAACCGCATCTCGGTGTCCTCCCCGCTCGCGCGCGGGCTCATCGGCCGCGAGGTCGGCGAGGAGGTCCGCGTCGTCATGCCGGCCGGGCCGCGCACCTACGAGATCCTCGAGATCATCTACGCATGA